Proteins from a genomic interval of Oncorhynchus clarkii lewisi isolate Uvic-CL-2024 chromosome 13, UVic_Ocla_1.0, whole genome shotgun sequence:
- the LOC139424421 gene encoding probable splicing factor YJU2B — protein sequence MGERKGQNHYYPPDFDPQKHGSLNGYHGTHALRERARKLSQGILIIRFEMPYNIWCDGCKNHIGMGVRYNAEKKKVGNYYTTPIYRFRMKCHLCVNYIEMQTDPATCDYVIVCGAQRKEERWDMADNEQILTTERSEKEKLETDPMYKLDHGGKDKEKLRKALPSLSELQDHQAGWKDDFILNSKLRRKFRTEKKVMAEEEEKDNAVRKRTNLSIPLLPEKEEDKKLAALLTYTAPDSYDDRQNYKRKEISSRSWFSSPTLPPGSAAGSLLQKLGLQGKGAAVAKALGPQVSSPNPHSLIRRRTEGSGNKPEACATVTRRKSDPGTNDLGNSFSPEGKELQVAQTQRTGGTDLGVAQPEQRQEMVETHMRSLEMQLLNTTTEEEDRGRSKGEDCGTVLEDHDSGCSGVLRTSLVADYSDSSDSDPGV from the exons ATG GGTGAGAGGAAAGGACAAAACCATTACTACCCTCCGGACTTCGACCCACAGAAG catGGCTCCCTCAATGGTTACCATGGAACTCATGCTCTACGAGAGAGGGCCAGGAAACTGTCCCAGGGTATCCTCATCATCCG GTTTGAGATGCCCTATAATATCTGGTGTGATGGCTGCAAGAATCACATTGGCATGG GTGTACGTTATAACGCTGAGAAGAAGAAAGTGGGGAACTACTACACCACGCCAATCTACAG GTTCCGGATGAAATGTCACCTGTGTGTGAACTACATTGAGATGCAGACAGACCCGGCCACCTGTGATTACGTCATCGTGTGCGGCGCGCagcggaaggaggagagatgggacatGGCTGACAATGAACAGATCCTCACTACAG AGCGTAGTGAGAAGGAGAAGTTAGAGACAGACCCCATGTATAAGCTGGACCATGGTGGTAAGGACAAGGAGAAACTGAGGAAggctcttccctctctgtctgagCTACAGGATCATCAGGCTGGATGGAAGGACGACTTCATACTCAACAGCAAGCTCCGCAGGAAGTTCAGG ACTGAGAAGAAAGTGatggcggaggaggaggagaaagacaaCGCCGTGAGAAAGAGGACAAATCTGTCCATCCCTCTGCTGCCCGAGAAAGAGGAGGACAAGAAACTAGCAGCACTGCTCACCTACACAGCTCCTGACT CCTACGATGACAGGCAGAACTACAAGCGGAAGGAGATCTCTAGCCGCTCCTGGTTCAGTTCCCCCACTCTGCCACCAGGTAGCGCTGCAGGCAGCCTTCTTCAGAAGCTGGGCCTACAGGGGAAAGGTGCTGCTGTGGCCAAAGCCCTGGGTCCCCAAGTCTCCTCCCCTAACCCACACAGTCTCATAAGGAG GAGGACCGAGGGCTCTGGGAACAAACCAGAGGCCTGCGCTACAGTCACACGCAGGAAATCAGACCCAGGAACCAATGATCTGGGAAACAGTTTCTCGCCGGAGGGGAAGGAGTTACAGGTTGCACAAACACAAAGGACTGGGGGGACAGATTTGGGAGTTGCACAGCCTGAGCAGAGACAGGAAATGGTTGAAACTCACATGAGATCTCTGGAGATGCAGCTTCTTAACACCACcacagaagaagaggacagaggacgaTCGAAAGGAGAGGATTGTGGGACAGTACTGGAGGACCATGACAGTGGTTGCTCTGGGGTGTTGAGGACGTCACTGGTTGCAGACTACAGTGACTCCTCTGACTCTGACCCcggggtgtag